One window of the Populus nigra chromosome 4, ddPopNigr1.1, whole genome shotgun sequence genome contains the following:
- the LOC133692077 gene encoding uncharacterized protein LOC133692077, which produces MAEEGYKVTLNVYDLSQGLARQLSTAFLGKAIDGIWHTGVVVYGNEYFFGGGIQHLPSGTTPYGTPIKVVDLGITHVPQDVFEEYLQEISSRYSAETYSLLTHNCNNFSNEVAQFLVGVTIPEYIIQLPNEVMNSPMGALIMPMIQNLESTLRAGAVPQVPQFRPPSMAQSSQTATVTVDKSTASGPSPSTKVIVKEADVKVKSVDTKPNETSDTVKSAEAKGKTTVNGGDPLGDARNKVQEEIGREFAVIMATGTFRASEAAALATKRVMQRYGHLNAAMPQS; this is translated from the exons ATGGCTGAG GAGGGTTACAAAGTTACTTTGAATGTGTATGATCTCAGCCAAGGATTGGCACGGCAACTCTCGACAGCGTTTTTGGGGAAGGCTATTGATGGAATCTG GCACACAGGAGTTGTGGTGTACGGTAATGAATACTTCTTTGGGGGAGGTATACAACATTTGCCTTCTGGAACAACTCCATATGGAACGCCAATTAAAGTGGTTGATTTGGGTATCACACATGTACCCCAGGATGTATTTGAAGAGTATTTGCAGGAAATTAGTTCCCGTTACTCTGCTGAGACTTATAGTTTACTTACTCACAACTGCAACAACTTCAGCAATGAGGTTGCCCAGTTTTTGGTGGGTGTGACCATTCCAGAATATATTATTCAGCTACCCAATGAAGTCATGAACAGTCCAATGGGTGCTCTTATAA tGCCCATGATACAAAATCTGGAGTCAACACTGAGAGCAGGGGCTGTCCCGCAAGTTCCACAATTCAGGCCTCCTTCTATGGCGCAGTCTTCACAGACTGCAACAGTTACTGTTGATAAATCCACGGCCAGTGGTCCTAGCCCTTCCACAAAAGTAATCGTTAAAGAGGCTGATGTCAAAGTCAAATCTGTTGATACCAAACCAAACGAGACATCGGACACTGTCAAATCTGCAGAAGCCAAGGGGAAGACTACAGTCAATGGAGGAGATCCTCTTGGGGATGCACGAAACAAAGTACAGGAGGAGATTGGCCGTGAATTTGCTGTGATCATGGCTACCGGCACATTTCGTGCAAGCGAGGCAGCAGCTTTAGCTACGAAGAGAGTAATGCAAAGATATGGTCATCTAAATGCTGCAATGCCACAAAGCTAG
- the LOC133690637 gene encoding probable serine/threonine-protein kinase PBL26 produces the protein MGCFCCFSSNENNVDRRRNGSRRSAQPPAYPPRNDHNNIAPQPENCKPRPPPESNDNKDARDHKEAANGSSNVIAAQTFTFRELAMATKNFRRECLIGEGGFGRVYKGKLDKGGQVVAVKQLDRNGLQGNREFLVEVLMLSLLHHQNLVNLVGYCADGDQRLLVYEYMPKGSLEDHLLDLTPEQKPLDWFSRMKIALGAAKGLEYLHDKANPPVIYRDLKSSNILLDKFFNAKLSDFGLAKLGPVGEKLHVSSRVMGTYGYCAPEYQRTGQLTVKSDVYSFGVVFLELITGKRVIDTTRQNNEQNLVAWAQPVFKEPRRYPELADPLLQGDFPVRGLNQAVAVAAMCLQEEPLVRPLISDVVSALGLLGDGLEGGAEPAASFPSPPTTETLDSAKERQLAVDEAIEWGSNSRRMASQSPRATAS, from the exons ATGGgttgcttttgttgtttttcatctAATGAGAATAATGTAGATAGGAGGAGAAATGGTTCAAGAAGATCAGCTCAGCCACCTGCCTATCCTCCTCGGAACGATCACAATAATATTGCACCACAACCGG AGAATTGCAAGCCAAGACCCCCACCTGAATCTAATGACAACAAGGATGCTCGTGATCATAAAGAAGCTGCCAACGGTAGCAGTAATGTCATTGCAGCACAAACCTTCACTTTCCGTGAGCTGGCCATGGCTACGAAGAATTTCCGACGGGAATGTCTAATTGGTGAAGGTGGATTTGGTAGAGTTTACAAGGGAAAACTTGACAAAGGTGGCCAg GTTGTGGCTGTGAAGCAACTTGATAGGAATGGTTTGCAAGGGAACAGAGAGTTTCTTGTTGAGGTGTTAATGTTGAGTCTATTGCACCATCAGAATCTAGTAAATCTCGTCGGATACTGCGCAGACGGGGATCAAAGACTTCTGGTGTATGAGTACATGCCGAAGGGATCTCTTGAAGACCATCTACTAG ATCTTACACCTGAGCAAAAGCCATTAGATTGGTTCTCAAGAATGAAAATAGCATTAGGAGCTGCAAAAGGTTTAGAATACTTGCACGATAAGGCCAATCCCCCAGTTATATATCGTGATTTGAAATCATCAAACATCTTGCTGGACAAATTCTTTAATGCCAAACTCTCTGATTTCGGGCTAGCAAAGCTTGGACCTGTTGGGGAAAAGTTACACGTATCTTCAAGGGTGATGGGAACATACGGTTATTGTGCACCAGAGTATCAAAGAACTGGGCAACTTACAGTCAAGTCAGATGTGTACAGTTTTGGAGTCGTTTTTCTGGAGTTAATCACTGGAAAGAGAGTCATTGACACGACAAGACAAAACAATGAGCAAAATCTAGTTGCTTGG GCACAACCAGTATTCAAGGAACCAAGGAGATACCCAGAACTAGCCGATCCACTTCTACAGGGTGATTTTCCTGTTAGAGGCTTAAATCAAGCAGTTGCAGTTGCAGCCATGTGTCTCCAGGAGGAACCATTGGTTCGTCCATTGATCAGTGATGTGGTCTCTGCTCTTGGTTTGCTTGGAGATGGTCTAGAAGGAGGAGCAGAACCAGCTGCTTCTTTTCCTTCCCCGCCAACCACGGAAACCCTTGACAGTGCAAAAGAACGTCAACTAGCTGTGGACGAAGCCATAGAATGGGGATCAAATTCAAGGCGTATGGCGTCGCAGAGTCCAAGGGCTACGGCGTCGTAG